One window of Vibrio atlanticus genomic DNA carries:
- a CDS encoding aromatic amino acid transport family protein, with amino-acid sequence MNKSKVFGSTLIIAGTTIGAGMLALPLASAGIGFSTSLFLMLGLWALMAFTALLMVELHQFADSDATLHTLADKILGTKGKWIASFAVMFLFYALCAAYIAGGGAQFNQRISDISGIELNGQITTLLFTLLVAGVVTIGTHSVDKVNRVLFGLKLIAMVLVLSFLAPNITSQYLMSMPLHQGLIVAAIPVVFTSFGFHGSIPSIVRYLDGDVRSLRKVMIIGSALPLVIYVFWQSVTLGVVSQEQLLSDTSLGALLVSLSQTVHQSNLSLIVGVFADLALLTSFIGVSLGLFEFMGDSLSKKLGNAKRVKTAAITFLPPLGFALFYPQGFIMALGYAAIALSVLAILLPTVMVYKVRYTDLIVKPHATESTYQVLGGSKALFLAGSVGVFIIAIQILISVGLLPSLG; translated from the coding sequence ATGAATAAATCAAAGGTTTTCGGTAGTACTTTGATCATTGCAGGCACCACTATTGGTGCTGGCATGCTCGCTCTTCCACTTGCTTCTGCAGGTATTGGCTTTTCAACCTCACTTTTTCTAATGCTTGGCTTATGGGCTCTAATGGCCTTTACTGCTTTGTTAATGGTAGAACTACATCAATTCGCTGATTCTGACGCAACCCTACACACGCTAGCTGACAAAATTTTAGGGACAAAAGGTAAGTGGATCGCTAGCTTTGCAGTTATGTTCCTTTTCTACGCTCTGTGTGCAGCTTATATTGCAGGCGGTGGTGCGCAGTTTAATCAACGTATCTCGGATATTTCAGGCATTGAGCTTAATGGCCAAATCACAACCCTTCTATTCACACTGTTAGTTGCTGGCGTTGTGACGATTGGTACGCACAGTGTTGATAAAGTTAACCGCGTTTTATTCGGACTTAAACTGATTGCGATGGTACTGGTACTCAGTTTCCTTGCACCAAACATCACCTCTCAATACCTAATGAGCATGCCTTTGCATCAAGGCCTGATTGTTGCTGCGATACCGGTTGTGTTTACCTCTTTTGGTTTCCACGGCAGCATCCCTTCAATTGTTCGATACCTGGATGGTGACGTTCGCTCTTTACGTAAGGTCATGATTATTGGCTCTGCACTGCCTTTGGTCATCTATGTTTTCTGGCAGAGTGTTACGTTGGGTGTGGTTAGCCAAGAGCAATTATTGTCTGATACTAGCTTGGGTGCGCTTCTAGTCTCACTATCGCAAACTGTTCATCAATCAAACTTAAGCTTGATCGTGGGTGTATTTGCTGACCTTGCACTTCTTACTTCTTTTATTGGCGTGAGCTTGGGGTTATTTGAATTCATGGGGGACTCTCTAAGCAAGAAACTAGGCAATGCCAAACGCGTTAAGACGGCCGCTATCACTTTTTTACCACCATTAGGTTTTGCCTTGTTCTACCCACAAGGTTTTATCATGGCTTTGGGTTACGCTGCCATTGCACTTTCAGTGCTCGCAATTCTGCTGCCGACAGTAATGGTATACAAAGTTCGTTACACAGATTTAATAGTAAAACCTCACGCTACAGAATCAACTTACCAAGTGTTAGGTGGAAGCAAAGCGCTGTTTTTAGCGGGTAGCGTTGGCGTGTTTATCATTGCAATTCAAATCCTTATTTCAGTAGGGTTATTACCATCATTAGGCTAA
- a CDS encoding DEAD/DEAH box helicase, producing MSESTKSFNQLGLSEHLLATLSELNFTAPTSVQEQAIPLVLEGKDVLAGAQTGTGKTAAFGLPIIQRLIETKDNVIPNPKLVRALVLVPTRELAQQVFDNVTSYAKGTDIKVVVAYGGVSMKVQTENLRGGADILVATPGRLIDHMFTKNIMLSHTEVLVLDEADRMLDMGFMPDIKRILSRMNEVRQTLFFSATFDNKIKALAHRMMQSPSEIQVTPKNSTADTVTQMVYPVDRSRKSELLAYLIGSKNWQQVLVFTKTKQGTDALVKELKLDGIKAASINGDKSQGARQKALDDFKSGKVRALIATDVAARGIDIQQLEQVVNYDMPFKAEDYVHRIGRTGRAGNSGLAISLMSQDEAYLLGDIERLLDTRLPQEWLEGFEPSLEKDLAPDRGGRSKSRSSEKRKMKAKLKIHQNRGKARR from the coding sequence ATGTCTGAATCTACAAAATCTTTTAACCAACTTGGATTATCTGAGCATCTTCTTGCTACGTTGTCAGAGCTTAACTTTACGGCTCCTACCAGTGTTCAAGAGCAAGCGATTCCATTGGTATTAGAAGGCAAAGATGTATTGGCTGGTGCTCAAACGGGTACAGGTAAAACGGCCGCATTTGGTTTGCCAATTATCCAAAGATTAATCGAGACAAAAGATAACGTTATTCCAAACCCGAAGCTAGTTCGTGCGCTTGTGTTGGTACCAACACGTGAACTAGCGCAACAGGTTTTCGATAACGTAACCAGCTACGCAAAGGGCACCGACATCAAAGTCGTGGTGGCTTACGGCGGCGTTAGTATGAAGGTTCAAACTGAAAACCTACGCGGGGGAGCTGATATTCTTGTCGCGACTCCTGGCCGTCTTATCGACCATATGTTCACTAAGAACATCATGTTGAGCCACACTGAAGTGTTGGTACTGGATGAAGCAGACCGCATGCTAGACATGGGTTTCATGCCTGATATCAAACGCATTCTTTCTCGTATGAATGAGGTGCGACAGACTCTGTTCTTCTCTGCGACGTTTGATAACAAAATTAAAGCTCTGGCACATCGGATGATGCAGTCGCCAAGCGAAATTCAAGTGACGCCTAAAAACAGTACCGCTGACACCGTTACCCAGATGGTTTATCCCGTTGATAGATCGCGCAAGAGTGAATTATTGGCTTATTTGATTGGCTCAAAGAACTGGCAACAAGTGTTGGTGTTCACTAAGACTAAGCAGGGTACCGATGCTCTAGTTAAAGAGCTTAAGCTAGATGGCATTAAAGCGGCATCAATCAATGGTGATAAGAGCCAAGGTGCGCGCCAAAAAGCACTGGATGATTTCAAATCAGGCAAAGTACGCGCGTTAATTGCAACCGACGTGGCAGCTCGAGGTATTGATATCCAGCAGCTAGAACAAGTTGTGAATTACGATATGCCATTTAAAGCGGAAGACTACGTTCACCGTATTGGTCGTACTGGCCGTGCTGGCAACAGTGGTTTAGCGATCTCTTTGATGAGCCAGGATGAAGCTTATCTTCTGGGTGACATTGAACGCTTACTTGATACTCGCTTGCCTCAAGAGTGGCTAGAGGGTTTTGAACCAAGCCTAGAAAAAGATCTAGCCCCCGATCGAGGTGGTCGCAGTAAAAGTCGTTCATCAGAAAAACGTAAGATGAAAGCGAAACTTAAGATTCACCAAAATCGCGGTAAAGCGCGTCGCTAA
- a CDS encoding TetR/AcrR family transcriptional regulator, whose amino-acid sequence MKMTEKKQGRRSAKDAEETRFLIMGVAADMFCEHGYDSVSLRNISEKAGVSHSLIRHHFGSKETIWHAISDCLHDYFQSYIAKIVEELPKGVAPNITIYLFSMRLFSNMIHSRKPMQLITDSVRQKDNLVDYFIDNVGDIEKQINMLADEYNDANPDNLINIYEIKWQMIMYAHGAVCLTPFMESTWNEGDMQSTPEEALLNHWQLFNKQMISTFNISDEWVLNTSSIEELIYEVPCVWKCEH is encoded by the coding sequence ATGAAGATGACTGAAAAGAAACAAGGCAGAAGAAGCGCGAAAGACGCTGAAGAGACGAGATTTTTGATCATGGGTGTAGCTGCGGATATGTTCTGTGAACATGGTTACGACAGCGTTTCTCTTCGTAACATCAGTGAGAAAGCAGGCGTATCTCATAGCCTTATTCGCCACCATTTTGGTAGCAAAGAGACAATTTGGCATGCCATAAGTGATTGTTTACATGATTATTTTCAGTCATACATTGCTAAAATTGTAGAAGAGTTACCAAAAGGCGTCGCGCCAAACATTACTATCTATTTATTCAGTATGCGCCTCTTTAGCAACATGATTCACTCACGCAAACCGATGCAACTTATCACCGACTCTGTTCGCCAAAAAGACAACTTGGTCGATTACTTTATCGACAATGTTGGTGATATCGAAAAACAAATTAATATGTTGGCAGATGAATATAATGATGCGAATCCAGATAATTTGATCAACATTTATGAAATTAAATGGCAAATGATCATGTATGCGCACGGAGCGGTATGCCTTACTCCTTTCATGGAAAGCACATGGAATGAAGGCGACATGCAATCGACACCTGAAGAAGCATTGTTAAATCATTGGCAATTGTTCAACAAGCAAATGATCAGCACCTTCAATATCAGTGATGAATGGGTATTGAATACGAGTTCGATTGAAGAGCTTATTTATGAAGTCCCTTGTGTGTGGAAATGCGAACACTAG
- a CDS encoding HAD-IA family hydrolase: protein MRLEQTKCVIFDCDGTLIDSEKLCCQALVNVFSGFGAKLSVNDCYVHFQGGKLADILMDTQARLGLSISIDTLEPLYRTELEALFQRHLKPMDGAIELIEFLKQQDIEFCIASNAPKYRVESSLAMTGMLDDFKGKVFSAFDANSWKPEPDLIMYTAMNMGFLPNECIYVDDTVKGIEAGVRAGIQSFRLRPTFEGSLSDNTEADIAELAAQDIYSLEEISIWINGKRCSSGGIPHSGALVG from the coding sequence ATGCGGTTAGAACAAACTAAATGTGTAATTTTCGATTGTGATGGAACACTCATCGATAGCGAGAAGCTGTGTTGCCAAGCCTTAGTGAATGTGTTTTCTGGCTTTGGGGCTAAGTTAAGCGTTAATGACTGCTATGTGCACTTTCAAGGTGGGAAGCTAGCTGACATCTTAATGGATACGCAAGCACGTTTAGGGCTATCTATCTCCATCGATACACTCGAGCCGCTTTATCGCACTGAATTAGAAGCCTTGTTCCAACGCCATTTAAAGCCGATGGATGGTGCTATTGAGCTTATTGAATTCCTCAAGCAACAAGACATTGAGTTTTGTATCGCTTCCAATGCGCCTAAATATCGAGTTGAATCCTCATTGGCAATGACAGGAATGCTCGACGACTTCAAAGGCAAAGTATTTTCAGCTTTTGATGCCAATAGCTGGAAACCGGAGCCCGACCTGATCATGTATACCGCAATGAATATGGGCTTTTTACCAAACGAATGTATTTATGTTGATGACACGGTGAAAGGCATTGAAGCAGGGGTTCGTGCGGGTATTCAATCTTTTAGATTGCGACCAACGTTTGAAGGTTCATTGAGTGATAATACCGAAGCCGACATAGCAGAGCTAGCGGCTCAGGATATTTACAGTTTGGAAGAAATATCGATTTGGATTAATGGCAAGCGCTGCTCAAGTGGTGGTATACCGCACTCTGGAGCTTTGGTGGGGTAA
- a CDS encoding efflux RND transporter periplasmic adaptor subunit encodes MQSNLSIKAIPTKRTGVVIAALLLAGSLTGCNKVQSEESEKVIKPVKLFEIPLQADIELDSFIAKVDATDRAALSFQVGGDIEAFDVRMGQEVKKGQVLAVLDATDYRIAVDAAQAKFDLANSQYKQASELYSKKLVSTDYYDQAVNTFTAADVELEQAKTNLGYTTLVAPFDGVVSMVFGKQYQLIAEKQPVLNILNHSEMDVTFSIPVSKLEDRSIQDLTSSNMWVVMDSHRGIRIPTRFKEISTQPDEDTNSYQAVVSIDKPVGINLLSGMTAQVEVQKSKSDYGIGIVDSAWLTKQADHGELWRYNPDSRSISKVQVLLDEQGKVIEGLSSGDLIVEAGVDVLSDGQQVKAWLREGGI; translated from the coding sequence ATGCAATCCAATTTGTCTATCAAAGCGATACCGACCAAGCGTACGGGCGTGGTTATTGCCGCACTATTGCTCGCAGGCTCTCTAACTGGATGTAACAAAGTTCAGTCAGAGGAAAGTGAGAAGGTAATCAAGCCTGTAAAGTTATTTGAGATTCCTCTGCAGGCAGATATCGAGCTTGATAGTTTTATCGCAAAAGTGGATGCAACCGACCGTGCTGCGCTTTCATTTCAAGTGGGTGGTGATATCGAAGCTTTCGATGTTCGTATGGGACAAGAAGTTAAGAAAGGTCAGGTGCTAGCCGTATTAGACGCGACGGATTACCGTATTGCCGTTGATGCAGCTCAAGCTAAATTTGACTTGGCGAACAGCCAATACAAGCAAGCTTCTGAGCTGTATTCGAAAAAGTTAGTCAGTACCGATTACTACGACCAAGCCGTCAACACCTTTACTGCCGCTGACGTTGAGTTGGAACAAGCAAAAACAAACCTTGGTTACACCACATTAGTTGCTCCATTCGATGGCGTGGTATCGATGGTGTTTGGTAAGCAATATCAGTTAATTGCTGAAAAGCAGCCAGTTCTTAATATTTTGAATCACAGTGAAATGGATGTGACGTTCTCTATTCCGGTATCTAAGCTTGAAGACCGCTCTATTCAAGACCTAACGAGCTCAAACATGTGGGTTGTAATGGATAGCCACCGCGGTATTCGTATCCCAACGCGTTTTAAAGAGATCTCTACACAACCAGATGAAGACACCAACAGCTACCAAGCGGTTGTATCTATCGACAAGCCGGTAGGCATCAATCTACTTTCTGGAATGACAGCGCAAGTTGAAGTTCAGAAGAGCAAGTCAGACTACGGTATTGGCATTGTTGATTCAGCTTGGCTAACCAAACAAGCTGACCATGGCGAGCTATGGCGCTATAACCCAGACTCTCGTTCGATTTCTAAAGTACAAGTCCTGCTTGATGAGCAAGGTAAAGTTATAGAAGGTCTTTCTTCTGGTGATCTTATCGTTGAAGCAGGTGTGGATGTGTTATCTGACGGACAGCAAGTAAAAGCTTGGCTTCGTGAGGGGGGTATTTAA
- a CDS encoding HD domain-containing phosphohydrolase, producing the protein MYKLLFSIAVLCVSAYSSLSFANDWDIKRILVLHSYEPSYQWTADFQKGIDSAFSQSQAEVKLSIEYLDSKRVHSPEYYDSIANYLRTKYADYKFDGVIATDDNAANFLESLPSLIDRSTPVVAAGINDFSTDMYSVSDRATVLYENDQIDVNIDLISKLRPNLKILYFINDYSVTSELIRKEMNRVMTEFPNITLVEIRDLSLVRTRQFLEGISADDAVLLSHYNTELNRGVYHTYQEVSDTLSKASAAPVFALWQFYISGDVLGGYVNHSQSMGEETVKALDKYLPLGFDEPLTPGENKRFVFNYPAMTNFGIRESALPDEAVFINEPSSFIRKNFQLLLGLSMVIAGLSLIILMQFVTLRQKKELAKKSKRILKLQKQTLNIQKDMIHVLGEAIETRSGETGNHVKRVAKLSALLAKYRGLSHREVEMIEIISPMHDVGKISVPESILDKPGKLTEQEWEVMKLHTTAGYNLLKSGAGDITNLAAIIANEHHERWDGAGYPNGKVGDEIHLFARITAVADVFDALLSARCYKEPWPLEMVIDLFERECGCQFDPELTQLLLSHLPEFVAIRDSYPDTITAECRIELTDKPIVIEELAVN; encoded by the coding sequence ATGTACAAGCTATTGTTCTCAATCGCTGTATTGTGTGTTAGCGCTTATTCTTCACTCAGTTTTGCTAATGACTGGGATATCAAACGCATCCTAGTTTTACACTCATACGAACCTTCTTATCAGTGGACCGCTGACTTCCAAAAAGGGATAGACAGTGCGTTCAGCCAATCTCAAGCCGAAGTTAAACTCTCAATCGAGTATTTGGATTCAAAGCGCGTCCATAGCCCTGAGTACTACGATTCTATCGCAAACTACTTACGTACCAAATATGCAGATTATAAGTTTGATGGTGTAATCGCGACTGACGACAACGCGGCTAACTTCCTTGAATCTCTGCCTAGTTTGATCGATCGCTCCACACCTGTCGTTGCTGCCGGTATTAACGATTTCAGTACCGACATGTATTCGGTGTCTGATAGAGCAACCGTGCTTTATGAGAACGATCAGATAGACGTCAATATTGATCTAATTTCGAAGTTAAGACCTAACCTAAAAATACTGTATTTCATCAATGATTACAGTGTCACTTCTGAGTTAATTCGCAAAGAGATGAATCGCGTGATGACTGAGTTCCCTAATATCACATTGGTTGAAATACGCGATTTATCGTTAGTGCGTACCCGTCAGTTTTTGGAAGGTATCTCTGCTGATGACGCGGTTTTGCTCAGTCATTACAATACCGAATTGAATCGAGGCGTGTATCATACTTATCAAGAGGTTTCGGATACTTTGTCTAAAGCAAGTGCTGCTCCAGTGTTTGCTTTGTGGCAGTTCTATATTTCGGGAGATGTACTTGGTGGCTATGTGAATCACTCTCAAAGCATGGGTGAAGAGACGGTTAAGGCGCTCGATAAGTACCTACCTCTTGGTTTCGACGAACCTTTAACTCCAGGTGAGAACAAACGTTTTGTTTTCAATTATCCAGCGATGACAAATTTCGGTATCCGTGAGAGTGCGCTACCTGATGAGGCTGTATTCATTAATGAGCCTTCATCCTTTATTCGTAAAAACTTTCAGTTGCTATTGGGATTGTCGATGGTCATTGCAGGTTTGAGCCTGATTATTTTGATGCAATTTGTCACTCTACGCCAAAAGAAAGAACTGGCTAAAAAGAGCAAACGAATCTTAAAACTCCAGAAACAAACACTGAATATTCAAAAAGATATGATTCATGTTCTCGGAGAGGCGATTGAAACTCGCTCTGGCGAAACCGGTAATCACGTTAAACGTGTCGCCAAGTTGTCTGCGTTGCTTGCTAAGTATCGTGGCTTGAGCCATCGCGAGGTCGAGATGATAGAGATCATCAGTCCGATGCATGATGTGGGTAAGATTTCAGTCCCAGAATCAATCTTGGATAAACCAGGTAAATTGACCGAGCAAGAGTGGGAAGTGATGAAGCTTCACACAACGGCAGGCTATAACTTACTGAAGAGTGGAGCCGGTGATATTACCAATCTGGCTGCTATCATTGCCAACGAGCATCATGAACGTTGGGATGGGGCTGGATATCCTAATGGCAAAGTGGGTGACGAAATTCACTTGTTTGCCCGTATTACGGCCGTCGCGGATGTGTTTGATGCACTACTCAGTGCCCGTTGTTACAAAGAGCCGTGGCCATTAGAGATGGTTATCGATTTGTTCGAGAGAGAATGCGGCTGTCAGTTCGACCCTGAGCTTACTCAGTTACTACTGAGCCACTTACCCGAGTTTGTTGCTATCCGTGATTCGTATCCAGATACCATCACCGCTGAATGTCGCATTGAATTAACGGATAAACCTATTGTTATTGAAGAATTGGCCGTGAATTAA
- a CDS encoding CreA family protein, translating into MKKALIAAGIITMLAGCSDNEVGDVSLGFFTMKDIKMSSLDDDKIAGVTCHIASIEANLSLSDPSDSSISCRQTGEITSEMIAKIDKSKSGEVVFKQSKSIFFKTMKVRRIYDAENQSLLYLSYTTKETEGSFKHSLSTVPLWGTEAYVEPATLVPAE; encoded by the coding sequence ATGAAAAAAGCCTTAATAGCAGCGGGTATCATCACAATGTTGGCTGGCTGTTCGGACAACGAGGTTGGCGACGTCTCTCTTGGATTCTTCACAATGAAGGATATCAAAATGTCTTCTTTAGATGATGATAAAATCGCAGGTGTGACTTGTCATATCGCATCAATCGAAGCAAACCTTAGCCTTTCTGATCCAAGCGATAGCTCTATCTCTTGTCGTCAAACCGGTGAAATCACATCAGAAATGATCGCTAAAATTGACAAGAGTAAATCTGGTGAAGTGGTATTCAAGCAATCGAAAAGTATCTTCTTCAAAACGATGAAAGTTCGTCGTATCTACGATGCTGAGAACCAATCGCTGCTTTACTTGTCTTACACAACCAAAGAAACAGAAGGCAGCTTTAAGCATAGCCTTTCAACCGTTCCGCTTTGGGGGACAGAAGCTTACGTTGAACCAGCAACACTCGTTCCTGCCGAATAG
- a CDS encoding methyl-accepting chemotaxis protein, with the protein MKEVQFRTIDKLFIKMSINDKFWVIFLIFFAAVASLAGLNYVNNMEQIDASAKQQVEYQLQGILSASDSPASVRSISQQTRLQETTISNTGSVTATALAQDGNYYSLTVSTTDTQNQKQQALYTLLLSLLWCLPFGLFCYWVATFLGGALWVLYSTTQKIGDGDLTSRLGFHPGRDEFGTIGCALDRSMDTLSELVNNVNQNAATLSETSASFEKEMKRSETQIMSQNSSLDSVATAMDQMTASANEVSNISARSTEQAEQDAQQINDSHAMVQQAISEITTLSSLIEQTSSSVTSLNVNTSQINEVITTINAISEQTNLLALNAAIEAARAGEQGRGFAVVADEVRTLASRTQSATVEIQTMIERLQQESQNIAKITVQTVDQAQTSSQLISHIGDDVNSIADSAQALIDMSLQIATSADEQSNVANTIAAELNDIRGQSDVIKDVAQNSSKGVSKLTEASVSLSQTLARYRT; encoded by the coding sequence ATGAAAGAAGTACAATTTAGAACGATAGACAAACTGTTTATTAAAATGTCTATTAACGACAAGTTTTGGGTCATTTTCTTGATCTTTTTTGCCGCTGTGGCAAGCCTCGCTGGCCTCAACTACGTCAACAATATGGAACAAATTGACGCGAGTGCAAAACAGCAGGTTGAATATCAGTTGCAAGGCATTTTATCAGCGTCAGATTCCCCAGCTTCGGTTCGTTCTATTAGCCAACAAACACGCCTTCAAGAAACCACTATTTCAAACACGGGTTCGGTGACTGCTACGGCACTGGCACAAGATGGCAACTACTACTCTCTTACCGTTTCAACTACTGATACACAGAACCAAAAGCAGCAAGCTCTGTACACATTATTACTCAGTCTTTTATGGTGTTTGCCTTTTGGTCTTTTCTGTTACTGGGTTGCAACCTTCCTAGGTGGCGCACTTTGGGTTCTTTACTCAACCACTCAAAAGATTGGTGATGGTGATTTAACATCTCGCCTTGGCTTCCATCCGGGCCGAGATGAGTTTGGTACGATTGGTTGCGCCCTTGACCGTTCAATGGATACGCTAAGTGAACTAGTCAATAACGTAAACCAAAACGCAGCGACACTGAGTGAAACGTCAGCTTCTTTCGAAAAAGAGATGAAGCGCAGTGAAACACAGATTATGAGCCAGAATTCATCTCTAGACTCTGTTGCAACGGCAATGGATCAAATGACGGCATCAGCCAATGAAGTATCTAATATCTCTGCGCGCTCTACAGAGCAAGCAGAGCAAGATGCTCAACAAATCAATGATAGCCATGCTATGGTTCAGCAAGCAATCTCAGAGATAACCACCCTTTCTTCTTTGATTGAGCAAACCTCGTCTTCTGTTACGAGCTTGAATGTAAATACAAGCCAAATCAACGAAGTCATCACCACGATCAACGCAATTTCAGAGCAAACCAACTTACTTGCGCTAAATGCCGCGATTGAAGCAGCTCGTGCGGGTGAGCAAGGTCGTGGTTTCGCCGTTGTTGCTGATGAAGTGAGAACGCTTGCTAGCAGAACTCAATCCGCTACAGTTGAGATCCAAACGATGATTGAACGCTTACAGCAAGAGAGTCAAAATATTGCTAAGATCACGGTGCAAACGGTTGATCAAGCGCAAACCAGTAGCCAACTCATTTCACATATCGGTGATGACGTAAACTCGATTGCAGATTCCGCACAAGCGCTAATTGACATGAGTCTACAAATAGCAACGTCAGCTGATGAACAAAGCAACGTAGCGAATACCATCGCTGCTGAGCTTAATGATATACGAGGCCAATCAGACGTAATCAAAGATGTCGCTCAAAACTCTTCAAAGGGCGTATCTAAGCTGACTGAAGCATCGGTTTCTCTGTCTCAAACTTTGGCAAGATACCGCACTTAG
- a CDS encoding ACP phosphodiesterase: MNFLAHLHIAKHCKSNLAGNLLGDFVKGDPSKYYSNSLSDGIRLHRFVDSYTDLHDVSRSAKSLFSHQTRRFAPIALDVFWDHCLANHWAQFSTQSLERFCVDSHQQIFEHQEPHWPEHFITVHQKMAEQRWLLSYQDMSSIEVVLQRMALRRPKLGMLKSCYHDLEQHYNTLQCHFNELYPSVLEEAKQFNSLQMKKNQKER; the protein is encoded by the coding sequence ATGAACTTTCTCGCACACCTCCACATCGCCAAGCATTGTAAAAGTAACTTAGCGGGTAATCTGTTAGGTGACTTCGTTAAAGGCGACCCTAGTAAGTACTATTCAAACTCACTTTCAGACGGAATAAGACTTCATCGATTCGTTGATAGCTATACTGATCTTCATGATGTGTCTCGTTCTGCAAAATCGCTTTTCTCACACCAAACACGACGCTTTGCACCTATCGCACTCGATGTATTTTGGGATCACTGCTTAGCCAATCATTGGGCTCAGTTCTCAACGCAATCACTTGAGCGCTTTTGCGTAGACAGCCATCAACAGATCTTTGAACACCAAGAGCCTCATTGGCCTGAGCACTTCATTACTGTTCACCAGAAAATGGCAGAACAACGTTGGTTGCTAAGTTATCAAGACATGTCTTCCATTGAGGTGGTATTGCAACGCATGGCTTTGAGACGGCCAAAGCTTGGGATGCTTAAGTCTTGCTATCACGACCTAGAACAGCACTACAACACGTTGCAGTGTCACTTTAATGAGCTTTATCCTAGTGTTTTAGAAGAAGCGAAGCAGTTTAATTCGCTTCAAATGAAGAAAAATCAAAAGGAAAGGTAA
- a CDS encoding inosine/guanosine kinase produces the protein MKFPGQRKSKHYFPTHARDPLVNQMQQTPKLHRATIVGVGQTIVDIEARVDNAFLEKYELSKGHSLVLEESKADALYEELVERGLITHQYPGDTIGNTLHNYSVLADSKSVLLGVMSKKIEVGSFGYRYLCRTSSRMNLNHLQTVDGPIGRCYTLISEDGERTFAINEGHMNQLLPESIPEKVFEKASALVVSSYLMRGKPEDPMPKAVQKAIEYAKAHNVPVVLTLGTKYVIEGNAEWWQEYLKENVTIVAMNEDEGEALTGEKDPLLAANKALEWVDLVLCTAGPIGLYMAGYTDEPAKRETTLPLLPGNIPEFNKFEFSRAMRKQDCQDPVKVYSHIGPYLGGPREIKNTNGAGDGALSALLHDMAANSYHHVNVPNSEKHEHSCLTYSSLSQICKYSNRVSYEVLTQHSPRLSRALPEREDSLEETYWDR, from the coding sequence ATGAAGTTTCCTGGACAGCGTAAATCTAAGCACTATTTTCCAACTCACGCACGTGATCCGTTGGTCAACCAAATGCAACAAACGCCTAAGCTTCACCGCGCAACGATTGTCGGTGTAGGTCAAACAATTGTTGATATCGAAGCCCGTGTTGATAACGCGTTCCTTGAAAAATACGAGCTGAGTAAAGGTCACTCACTGGTATTAGAAGAAAGTAAAGCAGATGCTCTGTATGAAGAGCTAGTTGAGCGCGGTTTGATTACGCATCAATACCCTGGTGATACTATTGGCAACACACTGCACAACTATTCTGTACTTGCAGACAGTAAATCTGTATTGCTTGGCGTTATGTCTAAGAAGATTGAAGTTGGTTCATTTGGTTATCGTTACCTTTGCCGCACTTCTTCTCGTATGAATCTAAACCACCTTCAAACGGTTGATGGACCAATTGGCCGTTGCTATACCCTGATTTCTGAAGATGGTGAGCGTACGTTTGCAATCAACGAAGGCCACATGAACCAACTGCTCCCTGAAAGCATTCCTGAGAAAGTTTTCGAGAAAGCATCAGCATTGGTTGTATCGTCATACCTAATGCGTGGTAAACCTGAAGATCCGATGCCAAAAGCGGTACAAAAAGCGATCGAATACGCGAAAGCGCACAATGTACCTGTAGTACTAACACTTGGTACTAAGTACGTGATCGAAGGTAATGCGGAATGGTGGCAAGAATATCTGAAAGAAAACGTAACCATCGTCGCGATGAACGAAGACGAAGGTGAAGCGTTAACGGGTGAAAAAGATCCGCTTCTAGCTGCTAACAAAGCACTTGAGTGGGTTGACCTCGTTCTCTGTACTGCAGGCCCTATCGGTTTATACATGGCTGGCTACACTGACGAGCCTGCGAAACGCGAAACCACTCTGCCATTATTACCGGGTAACATTCCTGAGTTCAATAAATTCGAGTTCAGCCGTGCTATGCGTAAGCAAGACTGTCAAGATCCGGTAAAAGTCTACTCTCACATTGGCCCTTATCTTGGTGGCCCGCGCGAAATTAAAAACACCAATGGTGCTGGTGATGGTGCACTTTCTGCACTTTTACACGACATGGCAGCAAACAGCTACCACCACGTGAATGTACCAAACTCAGAAAAGCACGAGCACTCGTGTCTAACGTATTCTTCTCTGTCTCAAATTTGTAAGTACTCAAACCGTGTAAGCTATGAAGTGTTGACTCAGCACTCTCCTCGCCTTTCTCGTGCACTACCTGAACGCGAAGATAGCTTAGAAGAAACATACTGGGATCGTTAA